Part of the Vagococcus teuberi genome, CTATTTTTACCAATGTATATCCTTCTGTCCCCTACTGCTTGAGACATTAATGTTGATCCACCATTAGTTTTATTAATATACGAATAAGCCTTGCCACCAAATGTTAAGTTAACGCCACCTTTTCCTTGACCAAATTCGTCAGGGTACCCATTTCCAAAAGAATAACCGTTAAAGTCGCCTAAAAACGTGATATTTCCAGCACGTATATTTTGTGCATAGGTCTCCACTGTTACTGTACCTAAAGAGAACACATTCGTTGCCAATCCAACAAAAAAGTTACCACCATTATCATTACTTTTATACGCTATGTCTTCAAATACAACATTTATATTTTTTTGATAAGAAACATTTAAAAAGGCCGAATTTTGAGTATCACGGCTTCCTGGACTTTGTGTAACAGGTCCTCCGATGATTTTTCCATTAAATAATTTAAACTGATTTGTCGTACTATTTCCATCTATCGATAAATAACCGTTTGTCCCTGCATTTAATGTATGACCATTTAGGTTTAATTCTTTATCGCCGTTAATAATGATACTACTGGTTATGGTCATATCATTTTGAAGTTCAATACTTACTTTAGAAGTGGAACTATTAAGTGCTGTACTTAATTCAGATAATGAACTAACCTTTGTTACGGTGTAATCATCGAACTCCGGAACATCTAAAGGGGCTTGATCAATTGTGTATGGCTCTCCTACCGCTTCAACAAAACTTGGATAAGATAAACTCCAAAAAAGAATAAGACTAAATACTATCACCCATGTTTTTTTCAATCTTTTCTACTCCTTTCTATCAGATTTTCTACTCCTTTTTTTACTTCCTCCTTTATGACCACCTTTTGTTTTATGACCTGTAGCATGAGAACCTCTTTTCGCTTTTTTTTGTTGCTGTTTTAATTTCGCTCTATGTCGTAAAACTAAGACTAATAAAATCAAAGATAAAAGGATAAATATGGCAATGATTAGAATATATAACCAATACGGTTTTTCTGGTTCTTCTAGTTCTACTGCCTCTTTGTTTAACTTGTTACTCTCATCCTTAGTAATCGTAAAATCTTTAGTAAATTGCCACTTTTTAGTACCCGATGTTGCTAACAGAGATAACGTATATTCTCCTGGATCTAATCGCTCGTTATTCCACATAATAGGGTAGTCAAAATTAGAGTTAGGTGCCATCTCTAACCCCTTTTTAGTATCACTTTTTAAAATTTCTTTTTTTCCTTTTTCAGTCACTTTGGCTTCTACTGTCATATCTCCAAACATAGTTGGTTCCGTATTCTGTAAATTAGCTGTAACTGCTGTACGATAAGACACTAAATCAGGTTTTACCTCATTCAGTACCACTTCAGGTTTTACCGTTTCCTCACTTTCTCTTAACATAACCGCTTTAACCAGTTGAAATTTATTAACAATTTTTACCCCTCCAGATGCGGAATTATCTGTTCCTTGTTCAGATTCAACCACATCTACCAAAAAACCACCGAGAATCATTCCTTTGAATGGCTCTTTAGGAACCGTCATCTCAAACCTAACCTCTTCGCTTTTACCAGCCGGCACGGTTACTTGCTTTTCCTTCTCAACCAAACTTGTAAAAGGTATTTTTAGATTAGAATCGTACTTGTAATCTTTATCTTGTCTAGAGTAGTCAATAACACCATTTTGATTGGTAATAGCATTTGTTGGCGTCACTCGTAATGTTTTTTCCTCTTTGCCAGTGTTGCTCACAATCACTGTTAATGTTTCTTTTTGACTTGGTTCAACCAATAAATCATAATATGTTGCTTGCTTATCTATTTGGTTAGATACCGGTTTGACAGATATGGTATACGTTAAATCCTCGTTTGAAGCTTTCACAACATCTGCGTAAATAAATGGTATAACCATTAAAACCAATAGCCCTATTTTTTTAATTAACCTTTTGAATTCCACTTTTCGTACCCCTTTTTTATTTTTTTCCCTTTTAAAGAGACTTCAAACCCGCTTCATATATAATGAATACACCCCTCCAAACTAGAAAAATAGATTTTTCATAAACGAAAATTAGTTATGATATTCTTTAATCACTTATTATTATATTAATAAAACCAAATAAATTAAAAAATCATAAAAAACACAATATATACATATATAGTACACTATTTTTATTTTTTTATCATTTATTAACATTTTAAACCATAAAGATAACAACAAATAATAAAAAATGTTCAATTAATGGACTTATTATATTTTTAAATTTTGGTTTTATTAACATATAACACTAACATGATAGTTTTATATATAAAACATAATAAAAAAACACTTGTTACCTAATTAAACATAATTAAATAACAAGTGTTTTTTTATTAGACCATGGGTGACATAATAAGTTTTTTCTTATTCTTGTAAAAAGCAATCATACTAACTTTATTTACTAAAATAGTCACTGGGCCAAACATTTCTTCTATTTTTATAATGACGACTTTAACATCTTATTCAAATGTTTTTCCTAGTATATCTAAACTATATAACGCATCATCCATATTGGCTATATTAGGTAGATGGGCCCATTGTTCAAAGCCATTTCTAAAAAATAGTTTTTGACTGGCTTCATTATGATGAAACACATAGGCCATAATCGTGGTAACCTGACACGTTTTAAGCTGTGAAAATACCCAATCTAATGCTTTTTGTCCGAGTCTTTGTCCTTGATAATTTTCATCAATGTATAAACTAATTTCAGCTGTTGCCTTAAAAGCTGGTCGTCCATAAAAATCCTCTAGCGCAACCCACCCAACAATGACTTCTTTTTTCTTCATTATCCATAATGGTCGTGTCGTTTGATTATAAGACTCAAACCAAATTTTTTTTGATTCCACTGTTACAGGATTTGTGTCAGCTGTTGAAATACGTGTTGGAACTGCTTGATTATAAATCTCAATAATTTTTGGTAAATCCTGACGTGTGGCATATGAAAATGTTACTGTCATAAATGACCTCCTTCTAATTGTTTATAATCTCTTTGACAATGTCTGCAAACGTTTTATCTGCATTAAATGGTGGTAAATAAATAAACTCTGTTCCACCATTTTCTAAAAAATATCCCTTGTTTTCTTCTTCTAATTCTTCTATTGTTTCTAAACAATCCACCACAAATCCTGGTGCGACAACTAATACCTTTTTCACTCCTTGATGAGGTAATTCTTTTAATGTGGTATCTGTCGCAGGGGTTAACCATTCATTTGGTCCGAATTTCGACTGGTACGTTTGAACAAATGGGACGTCACTACCGACTTTTCCCATGATTTTTTGTGTGGTCACTTCGCATTCTTTGGGGTATGTATCACCATCTTCAACATACGATACAGGTATGCCATGATAGGATAAAACAATCTTATCAATGTCGTGACGTGACAAACTTTCTTTAATCTTTTCAGCATAATAAGACGTGTATAACTCATTATTATAATAAGAACGAATAAATCGAATATCAATGATATTATCCGTTCCTATAAAATAACGCATCACACGATCAAAAACAGAGCCGACTGTTGATCCAGAATACTGTGGGTACATTGGAATAATAGTCACATATTCTACCCCTTTTTTTAACAACTTGTCTAATGCCTGTTCAATCGTTGGTTCACTATAAGACATCCCTACTTCAACTTCCCAATCAGGAAATAACTTTGCCACATTATCTCGTTGTGCCAAGGTGTAGTTTAATAATGGAAATCC contains:
- a CDS encoding GNAT family N-acetyltransferase, whose product is MTVTFSYATRQDLPKIIEIYNQAVPTRISTADTNPVTVESKKIWFESYNQTTRPLWIMKKKEVIVGWVALEDFYGRPAFKATAEISLYIDENYQGQRLGQKALDWVFSQLKTCQVTTIMAYVFHHNEASQKLFFRNGFEQWAHLPNIANMDDALYSLDILGKTFE
- a CDS encoding DUF916 and DUF3324 domain-containing protein, which gives rise to MEFKRLIKKIGLLVLMVIPFIYADVVKASNEDLTYTISVKPVSNQIDKQATYYDLLVEPSQKETLTVIVSNTGKEEKTLRVTPTNAITNQNGVIDYSRQDKDYKYDSNLKIPFTSLVEKEKQVTVPAGKSEEVRFEMTVPKEPFKGMILGGFLVDVVESEQGTDNSASGGVKIVNKFQLVKAVMLRESEETVKPEVVLNEVKPDLVSYRTAVTANLQNTEPTMFGDMTVEAKVTEKGKKEILKSDTKKGLEMAPNSNFDYPIMWNNERLDPGEYTLSLLATSGTKKWQFTKDFTITKDESNKLNKEAVELEEPEKPYWLYILIIAIFILLSLILLVLVLRHRAKLKQQQKKAKRGSHATGHKTKGGHKGGSKKRSRKSDRKE
- the hemH gene encoding ferrochelatase, which produces MKKKGILLINLGTPKEATPQEVKKYLRVFLSDRRVIKTHPFLWQPVLRGIILNTRPKKSAKLYQSIWTEDGFPLLNYTLAQRDNVAKLFPDWEVEVGMSYSEPTIEQALDKLLKKGVEYVTIIPMYPQYSGSTVGSVFDRVMRYFIGTDNIIDIRFIRSYYNNELYTSYYAEKIKESLSRHDIDKIVLSYHGIPVSYVEDGDTYPKECEVTTQKIMGKVGSDVPFVQTYQSKFGPNEWLTPATDTTLKELPHQGVKKVLVVAPGFVVDCLETIEELEEENKGYFLENGGTEFIYLPPFNADKTFADIVKEIINN